A single window of Chitinophaga sp. XS-30 DNA harbors:
- a CDS encoding efflux RND transporter periplasmic adaptor subunit, producing MMKPYCYKIFAALLLLLTACSGKREQASPVMEPVTESVYASGIVKSMGQYRVFATVSGVVQQVFVTEGDTVKTGTPILAISGETARLSGENARLAERFAAENASGEKLEELKAQIALAKSKMDNDALLLERQKRLWSQRIGSQHELEQRELASRNSATAYRSAVLQYGDLQRQLSFNARQSRKNLEISNSQVNDYLVRSGMEGRVYDVLPEPGELVTPQSPVALVGRADSFLVELQVDEYDIARLQVGQTVMLTMDSYRGSLFEAKITRINPVMHESSRAFTVDAAFISRPATLYPNLTVEANIMIRHKERAMTIPREYLAEGTYVILKNGERKKVVTGLKDYQKAEIISGLDTSDIILKPDR from the coding sequence ATGATGAAACCATATTGTTATAAAATTTTTGCAGCGCTGTTGTTGCTGCTCACCGCCTGCTCGGGAAAACGGGAACAGGCTTCCCCTGTAATGGAACCCGTCACGGAATCTGTTTATGCATCCGGGATCGTTAAAAGCATGGGGCAATACAGGGTTTTTGCCACTGTGAGCGGAGTGGTGCAACAGGTCTTTGTTACAGAAGGCGATACGGTAAAAACCGGGACCCCTATTCTTGCCATCAGCGGGGAAACCGCCCGGTTAAGCGGGGAGAATGCGAGGCTGGCGGAGCGGTTCGCCGCAGAGAATGCCAGCGGCGAAAAGCTGGAAGAACTGAAAGCACAGATAGCATTGGCCAAAAGTAAAATGGACAATGATGCTTTGCTGCTGGAAAGACAAAAGCGGCTCTGGTCGCAGCGCATTGGCTCGCAGCATGAGTTGGAGCAACGGGAACTGGCCAGCAGGAACTCTGCTACCGCTTACCGGTCTGCCGTTCTGCAATATGGTGACCTGCAGCGGCAGCTTTCGTTCAATGCCAGGCAATCCCGCAAGAACCTGGAGATCAGCAACAGCCAGGTGAATGATTACCTGGTGCGCAGCGGGATGGAGGGCAGGGTATATGATGTGCTGCCGGAGCCGGGGGAGCTGGTAACACCGCAGAGCCCTGTAGCCCTGGTGGGAAGAGCTGATTCCTTTCTTGTTGAATTGCAGGTAGACGAATACGATATTGCCCGGCTGCAGGTGGGACAGACCGTTATGTTGACGATGGACAGCTACCGGGGCTCGTTGTTCGAAGCAAAGATCACCCGTATCAATCCTGTTATGCACGAAAGCTCCAGGGCTTTTACGGTGGACGCGGCATTCATTTCGCGGCCCGCAACATTATACCCTAACCTGACTGTGGAGGCGAATATCATGATCCGGCATAAGGAGCGGGCAATGACCATTCCCAGGGAATACCTGGCGGAGGGAACGTACGTGATCCTGAAAAACGGGGAAAGGAAAAAAGTGGTGACGGGCCTGAAAGACTACCAGAAAGCGGAGATCATCAGCGGGCTGGATACCAGTGACATCATACTCAAACCTGACCGATGA
- a CDS encoding sugar phosphate isomerase/epimerase, with the protein MELAIHNWMRAETVETTIRRAAALGYTKFEIAGSPEQYDTKAVRKLLKDHGLVCWGSVTLMLGERNLLARNEAQRAASVQYVKDVVKMVKELDGHMVSVVPGTVGKMVPDGRPEEEWKWAVDSMKEIYAYSESAGILLGIEPINRFETYFINRAEQALALAAETGPNCGVCLDTFHMNIEETDMFEAIRKARGKLAGFHVADSNRMAPGMGHLDWKKIIDTLGEVNYNSVLSVEFCAPLDRTPVNPYPGSIDEKPQNLTPEQEKFLTDHGSSSVTEEFYTMLTQQSYDTLSKLI; encoded by the coding sequence ATGGAACTTGCGATACATAATTGGATGCGCGCTGAAACGGTAGAAACAACCATACGAAGAGCAGCTGCACTGGGGTACACTAAATTCGAAATTGCCGGAAGCCCGGAGCAATATGATACAAAAGCAGTAAGAAAGCTGCTGAAGGATCATGGCCTTGTCTGCTGGGGCTCCGTAACCCTGATGCTGGGAGAGCGTAACCTGCTTGCCAGGAATGAAGCGCAACGCGCTGCATCTGTACAATATGTCAAGGATGTGGTGAAAATGGTAAAGGAGCTGGATGGTCATATGGTGTCTGTGGTGCCGGGCACGGTAGGGAAGATGGTGCCGGATGGAAGGCCGGAAGAAGAATGGAAGTGGGCGGTTGACTCCATGAAGGAAATATATGCATACAGCGAATCGGCAGGCATACTGCTTGGGATAGAACCTATCAACAGGTTTGAAACCTATTTCATCAACCGGGCAGAGCAGGCATTGGCACTTGCCGCGGAAACCGGCCCCAACTGTGGCGTATGCCTGGATACCTTTCACATGAACATTGAGGAAACGGATATGTTTGAAGCCATCAGGAAGGCCAGGGGAAAGCTGGCCGGTTTTCATGTGGCGGACAGCAACAGAATGGCGCCGGGAATGGGGCACCTTGACTGGAAGAAGATCATTGATACACTTGGGGAAGTGAATTATAACAGCGTGCTTTCCGTAGAATTCTGTGCGCCGCTGGATCGTACGCCCGTCAATCCCTACCCGGGCTCCATTGATGAAAAGCCGCAAAACCTTACGCCCGAGCAGGAGAAATTCCTGACAGATCATGGCAGCTCTTCCGTTACGGAGGAATTTTATACCATGCTCACGCAACAATCATATGATACCTTGTCAAAACTGATATAA
- a CDS encoding ABC transporter ATP-binding protein produces the protein MAAIILEANHISKDFHDPVQLRVLKDISFSVEKGEFLSIIGKSGCGKSTLLYVLSTMDTDYEGKLLIDNEVVTGKREAELAAIRNEKIGFVFQFHYLINEFSVLKNVMLPALKLGRYTEEEIEHRAIEKLKMVHVEHLASKRANRVSGGEKQRVAIARALINDPGIIMGDEPTGNLDKKNSEIVFNIFKELAETYHQTLLIVTHDQEFAERTHRIIEMDDGRIMRQ, from the coding sequence ATGGCAGCCATCATACTTGAAGCAAACCATATCAGCAAGGATTTTCATGATCCCGTACAGTTGCGCGTACTGAAGGATATTTCCTTTTCCGTGGAGAAAGGGGAGTTTTTATCTATTATCGGGAAATCAGGCTGCGGCAAATCCACCTTGTTGTACGTACTGTCCACCATGGACACTGACTATGAAGGAAAACTGCTGATAGACAATGAAGTGGTAACAGGGAAAAGGGAAGCGGAGCTGGCGGCTATCCGGAACGAAAAGATCGGCTTCGTGTTCCAGTTCCATTACCTGATCAATGAGTTCTCCGTATTGAAGAACGTGATGTTGCCGGCATTGAAGTTGGGCCGTTATACGGAAGAAGAAATAGAACATCGCGCGATAGAGAAACTGAAGATGGTGCACGTAGAGCATCTTGCCAGCAAACGAGCCAACAGGGTATCCGGCGGGGAGAAGCAAAGAGTGGCTATTGCGCGGGCGCTCATCAACGACCCGGGTATTATCATGGGAGATGAGCCGACCGGCAACCTTGATAAAAAAAATTCGGAGATCGTCTTCAATATTTTCAAAGAGCTGGCAGAAACCTATCACCAGACCCTGCTGATAGTAACACATGACCAGGAGTTTGCGGAACGCACGCATCGCATCATAGAAATGGATGACGGGAGGATCATGCGGCAGTGA
- a CDS encoding phosphoenolpyruvate carboxylase: MLKQTGNQKDIYTREVITRFELYNSLFLTLPFYQVKDTGILLPFFTAHCEKGVARLESPTAIIEAFFKERTPEIDEREQINRLFRFIQYIERQVVLFDAIEDSSFSKLSKTDGSGTLQGMLQQISGEDELRDKISEKLRDFSLRLVLTAHPTQFYPGTVLTIMTDLTEALKVNDINAINLLLQQLGKTPFFNKTSPTPVDEAVSLIWFLEHVFYHALAEIQSRISEEFDTGGAGILELGFWPGGDRDGNPNVTTGSTRTVAATLRQTIFRCYYRDYRTLKRRITFRGIEEPMNKLGSLLYDNAFNPQPGTADLQPEMTGLLENIKETLNRDHDGLFVNLADDLLLKIRLFGCYFARLDIRQDSRVLRNVFRYGLQQPELNNGLPADGYDSLPEDEKLQLISFNEVDFPCQEAPVQGVDPMINDTLCTIRLMRSIQQQNGQMASHRFIISNCQQASDILQLMNLFLWCGWTKEDLTVDFLPLFETINDLKHAADVMEKLYTHPVYKAHLERRGNRQMIMLGFSDSTKDGGYLMANWSIYQAKVELTAITRKYGIALTFFDGRGGPPSRGGGKTHRFYAAMGEEVANDHIQLTIQGQTVSSLYGSTETAKYNIEQLVNAGLAPVLHPGHRDHLCGKEKELITAMAEESFGKFVALREHPVFVEYLENLSPLKLLSNINISSRPTKRNAGAALKLEDLRAISFVTAWSQLKQSVPAFYGVGSALKATRDAGKWEDIVALYKSSGFFKTMIDNCIMSMSKSDFRITAHLQYDEHYGPFWTQLKNEFDLTKALLLELTGTRELMQEYPVEKHSIAMRERIMLPLVVLQHYALQKAKNSGDEELKNAYAKLVIRTVYGIVNAGRNLV, from the coding sequence ATGCTAAAACAGACCGGCAACCAGAAAGACATCTACACGCGCGAAGTGATCACCCGCTTCGAACTGTACAACAGTTTATTTTTAACCCTGCCTTTTTACCAGGTTAAAGATACCGGCATTCTGCTGCCGTTTTTCACCGCGCACTGCGAAAAAGGCGTAGCCCGCCTGGAATCGCCCACAGCCATCATCGAAGCTTTCTTTAAAGAACGTACACCGGAAATAGATGAACGCGAGCAGATCAACCGCCTGTTCCGCTTTATCCAGTATATAGAAAGACAGGTAGTGCTGTTTGATGCGATAGAGGACTCGTCTTTCAGCAAACTCAGCAAAACCGACGGCAGCGGCACCCTCCAGGGCATGCTGCAACAGATCTCCGGGGAAGATGAACTGCGGGACAAGATCAGCGAAAAGCTGCGGGACTTCTCCCTGCGCCTGGTGCTGACCGCTCACCCCACCCAGTTCTATCCCGGAACGGTGCTGACCATTATGACGGACCTCACCGAGGCCCTGAAGGTCAATGATATCAATGCCATCAACCTGCTGTTGCAGCAACTGGGCAAAACGCCCTTCTTCAATAAAACCTCCCCTACCCCGGTAGACGAGGCAGTAAGCCTGATCTGGTTCCTGGAGCATGTATTCTATCATGCGCTGGCGGAAATACAGAGCCGGATCAGCGAAGAATTCGATACCGGCGGCGCCGGCATACTGGAACTGGGCTTCTGGCCCGGCGGGGACAGGGACGGGAACCCGAACGTTACCACCGGGTCCACCCGCACCGTGGCCGCCACACTGCGGCAAACGATCTTCAGGTGTTATTACCGCGACTACCGCACGCTCAAACGCCGCATCACCTTCCGGGGGATAGAAGAGCCCATGAACAAACTGGGCAGCCTGCTGTATGACAATGCATTCAATCCCCAGCCCGGTACGGCCGATCTGCAGCCCGAAATGACCGGTCTGCTGGAAAATATAAAAGAAACGCTCAACAGGGATCACGACGGCCTCTTCGTCAATCTCGCGGACGACCTGCTGCTGAAGATCCGCCTGTTCGGCTGTTATTTTGCCAGGCTGGATATCCGGCAGGACAGCCGGGTACTGCGGAATGTGTTCCGTTACGGGCTGCAGCAGCCCGAGCTGAACAACGGGCTGCCGGCAGACGGGTACGATAGTCTTCCCGAAGATGAAAAACTGCAGCTCATCAGCTTCAATGAAGTGGACTTCCCCTGCCAGGAAGCTCCCGTACAGGGCGTAGATCCCATGATCAACGATACCCTCTGCACCATCAGGCTGATGCGCAGCATCCAGCAGCAGAACGGGCAAATGGCCAGCCACCGCTTCATCATCAGCAACTGCCAGCAGGCATCGGACATCCTGCAGCTGATGAACCTTTTCCTGTGGTGCGGCTGGACGAAAGAAGACCTTACGGTTGATTTCCTGCCGCTCTTCGAGACCATCAACGACCTGAAGCATGCGGCAGATGTGATGGAAAAGCTGTACACGCATCCTGTTTATAAAGCGCACCTGGAAAGGCGCGGCAACCGGCAGATGATCATGCTCGGTTTCTCCGACAGCACGAAAGACGGCGGATACCTCATGGCCAACTGGTCCATTTACCAGGCAAAGGTTGAGCTGACCGCCATCACCAGGAAATACGGCATAGCCCTGACCTTCTTTGACGGCAGGGGCGGCCCTCCCTCCCGCGGCGGGGGCAAGACCCACCGTTTCTATGCCGCCATGGGCGAGGAAGTGGCCAACGATCATATACAGCTGACCATACAGGGACAAACCGTCAGCTCCCTGTACGGCTCCACAGAAACGGCAAAATACAATATCGAACAGCTCGTCAATGCCGGGCTGGCGCCTGTGTTGCATCCCGGCCACCGCGATCATCTCTGCGGAAAGGAAAAAGAACTGATCACCGCGATGGCGGAAGAGAGCTTCGGGAAATTCGTGGCCCTGCGCGAGCATCCGGTATTCGTGGAATACCTGGAGAACCTCAGCCCCCTGAAGCTCCTCTCCAACATCAATATCAGCAGCCGCCCCACCAAACGGAATGCCGGCGCCGCACTCAAGCTGGAAGACCTCCGGGCCATCAGCTTTGTGACCGCGTGGAGCCAGCTCAAACAAAGCGTTCCCGCTTTCTACGGCGTAGGCTCCGCGTTGAAAGCCACCAGGGATGCAGGTAAGTGGGAAGATATCGTTGCATTGTACAAATCATCCGGTTTCTTCAAGACGATGATCGATAACTGCATCATGTCCATGTCCAAATCCGATTTCCGCATTACCGCGCATCTTCAGTATGATGAGCATTACGGCCCGTTCTGGACCCAGCTGAAAAACGAATTTGATCTCACGAAGGCATTATTGCTGGAACTGACCGGCACCCGGGAACTGATGCAGGAATATCCGGTGGAGAAGCATTCCATCGCCATGCGCGAACGGATCATGCTGCCGCTGGTGGTCTTGCAGCACTATGCCTTGCAGAAGGCAAAAAATTCCGGTGATGAGGAATTGAAGAATGCGTATGCGAAGCTGGTGATCCGCACCGTCTATGGCATTGTGAATGCAGGCAGGAACCTGGTGTAA
- a CDS encoding trypsin-like peptidase domain-containing protein translates to MNISSPAVPFMSLEQRQMAVREPLPPGPGTDSGNFRYAAAKCLPGVVRVFSTYPPGYRPAFGDPFLDIYNELWQHGAGPARGRASGVMLTDDGYIVTNNHVVQNAVSLEVELPDQRTYTAQVIGTDSATDLALLRISEKGLPFIRFGSRDNIAEGDWVLAIGNPLSLTSTVTAGIVSARNRNINAGEGTDGPFFFIQTDAVMNDGSSGGALVDINGRLIGINTGIITPTGAYAGYAFAIPVEVVKKVCDDLLQYGTVLRAYMGVYAGNTANARGVVLDSLVWNGPAMNAGLLPQDTIIQINDMQIRTMTGFHEAMLLQRPGENITVQVRRNGARLSLPLVPDSQKEDLALRIRNLSALLRHIGIDVTEILSQKRKDQLNIDGGLEVTRVFRGKAYWSTGMEPGFVILFVNDKPVHSKDALFRLLKSHKGKVLVSGIFPEYPSLLHHYTFSL, encoded by the coding sequence ATGAACATTTCCTCTCCCGCCGTTCCCTTTATGTCCCTGGAACAGCGGCAGATGGCGGTCAGGGAACCCCTTCCCCCCGGCCCTGGCACTGATAGCGGCAATTTCCGCTATGCTGCGGCCAAATGCTTGCCGGGCGTTGTACGGGTATTCTCCACATATCCTCCCGGCTACCGGCCGGCCTTCGGTGATCCGTTCCTCGATATTTACAACGAATTGTGGCAGCATGGCGCCGGGCCGGCCCGTGGCAGGGCTTCCGGTGTAATGCTCACTGATGACGGCTATATCGTCACCAATAATCATGTAGTACAAAATGCCGTTTCACTGGAGGTGGAATTGCCCGATCAGCGAACCTACACCGCACAGGTAATAGGTACAGATTCCGCAACGGACCTGGCATTGCTCAGGATCAGCGAAAAGGGCCTGCCCTTTATCCGGTTCGGCAGCCGGGATAATATCGCCGAAGGCGACTGGGTGCTGGCGATCGGCAACCCGTTAAGCCTTACCTCTACCGTCACCGCCGGCATCGTGAGTGCAAGGAACCGCAATATCAATGCGGGGGAAGGCACTGACGGCCCTTTTTTCTTTATCCAGACCGATGCCGTGATGAACGATGGCAGCAGCGGCGGCGCATTGGTGGATATCAATGGCAGGCTGATCGGCATCAATACGGGGATTATCACGCCAACAGGCGCCTATGCAGGTTATGCATTCGCCATCCCGGTGGAGGTGGTGAAGAAAGTATGTGACGACCTCCTGCAATACGGCACCGTGCTGCGCGCCTATATGGGCGTATATGCCGGGAACACGGCCAATGCCCGCGGGGTGGTGCTGGACAGCCTTGTGTGGAATGGCCCGGCCATGAATGCCGGTCTCCTGCCGCAGGACACGATCATACAGATCAATGACATGCAGATCCGGACGATGACAGGCTTCCATGAAGCCATGCTCCTGCAAAGGCCGGGAGAAAACATCACGGTTCAGGTACGCCGTAACGGCGCCAGGCTGTCGCTCCCGCTCGTACCAGATAGCCAAAAAGAAGACCTGGCTCTGCGCATCAGGAATCTCTCCGCATTACTCCGTCACATCGGCATAGACGTGACCGAAATCCTGTCTCAAAAAAGAAAAGACCAGTTGAATATAGATGGTGGCCTGGAAGTGACCAGGGTTTTCCGCGGAAAAGCTTACTGGTCAACCGGTATGGAGCCGGGATTTGTAATATTGTTCGTAAATGACAAGCCGGTGCATTCGAAAGATGCGCTGTTCAGGCTGCTGAAAAGCCATAAGGGGAAAGTGCTTGTCAGCGGCATCTTCCCGGAATATCCTTCTCTCCTGCATCACTATACATTTTCGCTGTGA
- a CDS encoding FtsX-like permease family protein, translating to MNGKLILDIAGSLLMARWRQTLVAAVGVMFGITMFIALLGFMNGLNDLLDGLVLNRTPHIRLYSEIKPNPLQPVRLAQAYNGYHHFIHSVKSVNSRDEIYNSGAIMQAIRGDRRVAGMAPRITARVFFTDGPIDITGIVNGVDALAENELFHFGDYVVAGNLADIDNIANSIILGTGLAEKLQVETGDIVQVTTAQGRSFPLKVAGYFQSGLQEFDNMQSYASIATAQKLLGKTSNYITDIQVKLNDINEAPAIAKEYRELFQTDAEDIQTANSQFETGSFIRSLISYAVGITLLIVAGFGIYNILNMMIYEKMDAIAIMKATGFAGRDVQRIFLLVALSIGLSGGVAGLLFGYLVSMAIDSVPFETAALPTITTYPVNYDMIYYVIGLTFSLITTFLAGWFPARKASKIDPVIIIRGK from the coding sequence ATGAACGGAAAACTCATTCTGGATATTGCCGGATCGCTGCTGATGGCCAGATGGCGCCAGACGCTGGTGGCTGCCGTGGGCGTGATGTTCGGTATCACCATGTTCATTGCCCTGCTGGGTTTCATGAACGGGCTGAACGATCTGCTGGATGGGCTGGTGCTGAACAGGACGCCACACATCCGCCTGTATAGTGAAATTAAGCCGAATCCCCTGCAGCCGGTCCGTTTAGCGCAGGCGTATAACGGGTATCATCACTTCATCCATTCCGTCAAATCTGTAAATAGCCGCGATGAGATCTATAACAGCGGTGCCATTATGCAGGCCATCCGGGGAGACCGGCGGGTAGCGGGAATGGCCCCGAGAATCACGGCGCGGGTATTTTTTACCGATGGTCCCATTGATATCACAGGCATTGTGAACGGAGTGGATGCGCTGGCAGAGAACGAACTTTTTCATTTTGGCGACTATGTGGTCGCCGGCAACCTGGCCGATATCGATAACATCGCCAACAGCATTATCCTGGGAACAGGCCTGGCGGAAAAGCTCCAGGTGGAAACAGGGGATATCGTACAGGTCACCACAGCACAAGGGCGGAGCTTTCCGCTCAAAGTCGCCGGGTATTTCCAGTCAGGCCTGCAGGAGTTCGATAATATGCAAAGTTATGCCTCTATTGCCACCGCGCAGAAGCTGTTGGGCAAAACCAGCAACTATATTACAGACATCCAGGTAAAGCTGAACGATATCAACGAGGCGCCTGCCATAGCGAAAGAATACCGGGAACTGTTCCAGACGGATGCGGAAGATATACAGACCGCCAACTCACAGTTCGAAACAGGGAGTTTTATCCGCTCGCTGATCTCATATGCGGTGGGCATCACATTGCTCATTGTGGCAGGGTTTGGTATCTACAATATCCTCAACATGATGATATATGAAAAGATGGATGCGATCGCCATTATGAAGGCTACCGGCTTTGCCGGCCGTGATGTGCAGCGTATTTTTCTGCTGGTGGCATTGAGCATCGGTCTTTCCGGCGGCGTAGCCGGGCTTCTTTTCGGTTACCTGGTGTCAATGGCGATAGACAGCGTTCCTTTTGAAACGGCTGCGCTGCCCACGATCACTACCTATCCCGTCAATTATGACATGATATATTATGTGATCGGGCTGACATTTTCGTTGATAACAACATTTCTGGCGGGATGGTTCCCGGCCAGGAAGGCGAGCAAAATAGATCCGGTCATCATTATCAGAGGAAAATAA
- a CDS encoding glycoside hydrolase family 5 protein, translating into MERRSFIKNAGLLTAGLGLAGTAAAGGRSFLPKPNKLPAWKGFNLLDFFSPDPAKSRPRTPEDHFRWMRDWGFDFVRIPMAYPNYLDIDRSRRITPEEVYKTDERRVEEIEKLVAMAHRYNMHVSLNLHRAPGYCINAGFYEPYNLWRDEEALKAFCFHWNFWAKRFAGVPASKISFDLVNEPAMREDMNDQHTKVSSVPGQVYRKVAQAAAAAIRKENPERLIIADGNDVGSSVVPEITDLDIAQSCRGYYPGQISHYKAPWANKDITDLPEPKWPGQMGNRYFDRQMLEKHYQPWVDLVKQGVGVHCGECGCWNKTPHDVFLAWFGDVLDVLGSQGIGFGLWEFSGDFGVLNSRRTDVQYEDWHGQQLDRKLLDLLRKER; encoded by the coding sequence ATGGAACGGCGTTCTTTCATCAAAAATGCGGGATTGCTGACAGCAGGCTTAGGTCTGGCGGGCACTGCGGCAGCAGGCGGGCGATCTTTTCTCCCGAAGCCCAACAAGCTCCCGGCCTGGAAAGGGTTCAACCTCCTTGATTTTTTCTCGCCCGATCCGGCAAAGTCCCGCCCCCGGACCCCCGAAGATCATTTCCGCTGGATGCGTGACTGGGGATTCGATTTTGTGCGCATCCCCATGGCCTATCCCAATTACCTGGATATTGACCGCAGCAGGCGGATCACCCCGGAGGAAGTGTACAAAACAGATGAACGCCGGGTGGAGGAAATTGAAAAACTGGTGGCCATGGCCCACCGGTACAATATGCATGTGAGCCTCAATCTGCACCGCGCTCCCGGCTATTGCATCAATGCCGGGTTTTATGAACCCTATAATTTATGGAGAGATGAGGAGGCGCTGAAAGCCTTCTGCTTTCACTGGAACTTCTGGGCGAAACGTTTCGCCGGGGTGCCGGCGTCGAAGATCAGTTTTGACCTGGTGAACGAACCGGCGATGCGGGAAGATATGAATGACCAGCATACAAAGGTTTCCTCCGTCCCCGGGCAGGTTTACCGCAAGGTGGCACAGGCCGCCGCTGCCGCCATCCGTAAAGAAAACCCGGAGCGCCTGATCATTGCAGATGGTAATGATGTGGGCAGTTCCGTGGTGCCGGAGATCACAGACCTGGATATCGCCCAGAGCTGCCGCGGGTATTATCCCGGCCAGATATCGCATTATAAAGCGCCCTGGGCGAATAAGGATATCACGGACCTGCCGGAGCCGAAGTGGCCCGGGCAAATGGGAAACCGGTATTTCGACCGGCAGATGCTGGAAAAACATTACCAGCCGTGGGTCGATCTGGTGAAACAAGGAGTGGGCGTGCATTGCGGGGAATGCGGATGCTGGAACAAAACCCCGCATGATGTTTTTCTCGCCTGGTTTGGCGATGTGCTGGATGTGCTGGGGAGCCAGGGCATAGGCTTCGGGTTATGGGAATTCAGCGGTGATTTTGGTGTGCTGAACTCGCGCAGAACGGATGTGCAGTATGAGGACTGGCATGGGCAGCAGCTGGACAGGAAGCTGCTGGATTTGCTGCGAAAGGAGCGGTAG
- a CDS encoding AraC family transcriptional regulator yields MKPTRIPYGPQKNKDEQVKVSYRHISTHEDASFAIKEYCQPRFTNTFHFHHGYEVILIVKSAGHVYVGNKVMNYHAGEIFMFGPGLVHCFSSDNLPRGAGEVAHAIVLQFTDDFMGKDFFDTLELRKVKELLQQSVYGIKFNNKLPSLSTLFFGFRPNQQMRNLILLLQILEELSLRSKESALLLTDDTRKTHYKESDSKKLASIFNYVFENYHHHVDIRAAASLACMSEAAFCRYFKRNTHKTFSQFVNEIRISHATRLLIGKENNITDICYACGFDNVSYFNRQFKIHQGMTPREYRKVFIESNAGSPFLRPTD; encoded by the coding sequence ATGAAGCCGACAAGGATTCCATATGGCCCGCAAAAAAACAAGGATGAACAGGTGAAGGTTTCTTACCGGCACATATCCACGCATGAAGACGCGAGTTTTGCTATCAAGGAATACTGCCAGCCGCGCTTCACCAATACTTTCCATTTTCACCACGGGTACGAGGTGATCCTGATCGTCAAAAGCGCCGGCCACGTTTATGTGGGCAATAAGGTGATGAATTATCACGCGGGGGAGATATTTATGTTCGGACCTGGCCTGGTACATTGTTTTTCCAGCGACAACCTGCCCCGCGGCGCCGGTGAAGTAGCACATGCGATTGTATTGCAATTCACCGATGATTTCATGGGGAAAGATTTTTTCGACACCCTGGAATTGCGAAAAGTAAAGGAACTGTTGCAGCAATCCGTGTATGGCATAAAATTCAACAACAAGCTGCCCTCCCTCAGCACGCTGTTCTTCGGGTTCCGGCCCAATCAGCAGATGAGGAACCTGATCCTGCTGCTACAGATACTGGAAGAGCTGAGCCTCAGAAGCAAGGAAAGCGCATTATTGCTGACAGACGACACCAGGAAGACGCATTATAAGGAAAGCGACTCTAAAAAACTGGCTTCCATTTTCAACTACGTATTTGAGAATTATCATCATCATGTGGACATCAGGGCCGCCGCTTCCCTGGCCTGCATGAGCGAAGCCGCCTTCTGCCGCTACTTCAAAAGGAACACGCACAAAACATTCTCGCAGTTCGTCAACGAGATCAGGATCAGCCACGCCACGAGATTATTGATAGGAAAAGAGAACAACATTACGGACATCTGTTATGCCTGTGGGTTCGACAATGTTTCCTATTTCAACAGGCAGTTCAAAATCCATCAGGGAATGACGCCCAGGGAATACCGCAAGGTGTTTATTGAAAGTAATGCCGGCAGTCCTTTTTTGCGGCCTACGGATTAG